GCACAAGACGATATCAAAGCCTTAAAACGAGACTTTGGGTTTGAATTTGTGAACACGGCAGATACAATGATCAGTTCTCGATTGTTGTCTTTAGAACAAAGTTCTTTATCACATGTAGTAGAACATTACCATAAAGTAACACTTTCCAAAGTGGAACAAAAGTCCAACTGGGAAATTCGTCCTCTTCAAAAACAACAGCTAAAGTATGCAGCCCTTGACACTGCTTATTTAGAATCCATTTGGTTGAAAATGGAAGAAGAACTCAAACGTAGAGGTCTCTATGAAGAAGCTAAATCAGAATTTGAATTCATAGCTTCAGAAGAATACGTAGCAAAAGAAGGAGAAGGATTTTCTCTTGGAAAATTTCCTGACATCCTCAATTTTACTCCACTCGAAAGAAGAAAAATTTTAGAACTGCTTCGTTATCGTGACGAAAAAGCAAAACGAATCAACAAAGCAAGTTTTCGAGTTTTTAATAACGACAGATTGTCACAAGCCGTCAAAGAACAACCTAACGAAGAAAAATGTGTTGAGTGGTTTGGAAAAAAAGACGGAACTGAAATCTACAAACTACTCATTGCGGAATACAATGATCCTATCGACACATCGGAACTCTCAAAACGACATGGCGAAGACTTAAACGAAGACGAAAATCACAAATTTCAAAACGCAAAAAAATGGCGGCTCCGTATTATGCGCGCTAGACGGATGGAACATTCCCTTCTTCCTTCTAACAAACAACTCATTGTTATTTTACGTGCAGCACCAAAAACCTTAGAGGAACTAAAAGCCCTACATGTATTTTCTGATTGGAAAGTGCAGAACTATGGACCAAGTTTACTTGCTGCCATCCAAGGACTTCCTTTTGATTCAATGATCAACCGTTTGGTGGCCATTCGTTCCAAAGAAGCATTTGTTGCCAAACGTAGGAAAAAACAAAACCAAAACTCGAAAGACGAGGGTTGATGTTACCCTACCAGTCCTTTGTAGAAAAACTTTCAAGGGACTTCGACGAAATTCCTGACACAACGGAAGTCAAGTCAGGAGTAATCTTTCCATTATTTGGATCCAAAGAAATTGCAGAAGGAATGATCCTTACGGAACGTTCCAAAAATCTAAAGTCTCATCCTGGCCAAATTTCCTTTCCTGGCGGGGTCAAAGAAAAAGAAGATCCTAATCTTCTGATCACTGCCCTCAGAGAATGGGAAGAAGAAATGGGTGTGCATCGTTCTAGTTTGAATGTTCTAGGAAAACTAGAAGGCCTCCATACAAAGACTGGTTTTCACATCACCCCATTTTTGGCAACTTATGAGGGTGATTTTTCTTTTCAACATAACAAAGACGAGGTGGATCGGATCATCCTACTTCCTTTTTCTGACCTTTGGACCAAACCATTTTATGCGATTCAAATTCCTGGCAGAGATCATTTTGCTTATTATTTTGATTTAGGGGATGGCCTTCTTTGGGGTGCCACTTGCGAAATGATTTTGCGATTCCTAAGAGAGTATTCTTCTTTCAATCGAACTCCCCTTCTCGTGAAGCCAAATCTAGTCAAACCTCCTTATTTAGATCCCAAATCCCTCTAAGGTCTCTTTGGTTTTTCGCCGATGGTGTACAGGTGCGGAAAAAAAATAAAAATCAAGTTCAACCATTGACCAGATACTCTGTCTTCGTCAGTTGTATTTTATTTTTTCTTTCCAATCTTCCCCTGTCCACACAAATACAACCTAACAAACGATATGTGTTTATTCTCGATGCTAGCGGTTCCATGTCAGAAAAATGGGACGGGAAAACAAGGATGGCAGTTGCCAAAGAAAAATTATTACAGGTTCTTGGAGGATTGCCAAAGGATGTGAGTGTAGGCCTTGTCGCATACGGGAACCGGATCGCTGGTTGTTCTTCTGCCAGGTTGTATCATCCCATCCAGCGCGGGGCAGCCTCCATTGTAAGCCAAAAAATATCCTCTATCGTTCCAGCTGGATCAACACCGATTGCACAAACCTTAAACTTGGTTGGTGAGTTCCTTTTGAATGATGTACAAGAAACAGAAATTATTTTTATCTCCGATGGAGTCGAAAGTTGCGATGGAGATCCTAAATCCGTTTTGTACCAATGGAAACAATCGGGAAAAAAATTTCGAATGCAAATTCTAGGAATTGATATTGATCCCAAAGGGGAAGAAGACCTCAAACGACTTTCGATCTTGGGAGACGGAAATTATTATTCATTGAAGGGGCCGGAGGATTATGATTCTTCTTTCAAACGAATCTTTTTTAATCCGGAACTGGAACCAAACCTTGTTTCAGAAACAACCAACAAAAACCAACTCACTTCCTACCAAGACCAAATCAAAATCCTGAACATCCTTCCTTACGAAGATGGCTCCGAATCCGGTTATATTCTCAATTACGAATACACAGCAAAAGCCAACACTTCCTATATGGTTCAGTTGTATCTTTATCCAGTAGAAGAAAAACAAAGAAGTTTCCCCATTCCCCCACTCCGTGAGCGAAGGATGGGCGACCTGACAAAACTCCAAATCGAATTGAAGTCGGGTCCAGAAGGAAAAGGCCGATTTGTTTTCCCACTCCCCAAAGGAAAACGAATGAAAGCCTCAGCAGAACTTTGGGATTTAACAGGAGTTCCAAAAATTCTTGCTCTCTCGGAAGAAAAACCCATTCACGAGAATCCAAGTTCTAGCCGAAACTGAAAGTAATGAGACAGAATTCGACAGTTTGGACGAGTTGCCTACATGTGATTTTTACCTTAGGAATCTTAATTTCTATGGGGGTTTTTCCTCTCTTCGCAGACCGTTCCGTGAGCCAAATTTTTGCGGACGAACGAAACAAACAAGGGGAACTGCTCTATAAAAAAGCCAAAGAATTTTTAGAAGATCGGAATCACTACCAATCAGTGGAAACCTGCAAAAGCTTTTTATTACTCTATCCAGGGCATTCCAAAACACGTGAAGTGCGAAAAACTTTGAGTTCCAACTACCGAATGACAGGCGATGTATTAGCTCTCGCAGAAAACGAACTAAAAATTTACAAAGAATTTCCCAATACAGAAGAAGGACTCGAATCCTACTTAATTTCAGGCAAAGCCTATGTCCGTATGGGTCGGGAAGACAAGGCGTATCAGATTTTTCAGGACATTATCAAAAATACGTATTCTAGCAAAATTGCACAAGAAGCCGAATTAGAACTGACTCAGATGGAAATTTTGGGAGAGAGTAAAAATAAGTAATTTTTACGAAAATATTGCCCTAGGGATCTCCGATAATAAACTAGGCACGTTGAGCAAAAAGGGTTCAGAGATTTAAGAATGTCGTTTTTTCAAATGGTTACTTTCCCAGCGAACTCCTACATCATTGTAGAGGGGAAAAAGGATGCGAACAATTTCTATATCATCCGTGAGGGGAAGGTACGTGTCACTCGTGAGACTGCTGTTGTGGGAGAAGATCCAAACCAAGTTTTAGGGCCTGGTGACTTCTTCGGTGTGGTTGCTGCCATGAGCCAACACCCTCAAATTGAATCTGCCACTTCACTTACCAACGTATCTTTAATCTCTGTTAGTTATGACCAATTTGGAACCTTAATCCAAAAGTCCACTGCCGTTGCGATGAATATCATTCGTTTCTTCTCCATGAAGTTACGACAATTTGATACCACCATCACAAGGTTATCCTTTCGAAATGCCGTCGAAGAAGATCCAAACGAACTTTTTAAAATCGGTGAATATTACTTCCAACAGCAAAATACATCCCATGCGACATTTGCTTACCAAAGTTATTTAAAACACCTTCCGAATGGTCAGTTTGTGCCACAGGCAAAACTACGTTTGCAAACCAGCAACCAACCATTCCAAGCTCCTCCCATCGATTACAATAAATTCAATCGAAACTATAAAGATAGTGAGATGATCTTTTGTGAACACGAACCAGGTAAGGAATTATTCATTCTACAAAGTGGAAAGGTTAAAATTTCCAAAATTGTAAACCAAAACGAGGTGATGCTCGCGGTTCTCCAAGCGGGAGATATTTTTGGGGAGATGGCCATCCTCGACAACAAACCTCGTTCAGCCTCTGCTGTGGCTGCGGGGGATGTGGAACTACTTGCTATCAACAAAGCCAACTTTGAAGGGATGGTAAAAGCCCAACCACAATTGGCGACAAGGCTTATCACTCTTTTATCTGAACGAATTTGGATCGCTTATAAACAACTTGCGAACCTACTTCTAAAAGACCCACAAGGTCGAATTGTGGATACTCTTATGACTTTGGCCGAAAAAAATCGAATCAAAGTGGCTCCCAAACAAGCCTATAATTTTGAAATTGGGACCAAAGACCTGCTCAAAATGGTGGGTTTAACGGATCCAAAAGATGAACTCCTGATCTCCGACATCATGAAGAATAATAAATTTATTCGTATGGACATGGGAAAAATTGTTTGTACGGACATGGCAGAACTGGAAAAACTCGTCCAATTCTATCATAAAAAGGCTAACATGGAGAATAAGCTCAAGAAGCTGAAATAACTTCTTGCCAACTTTCCTCTCCTGACTTACGTTAGAGGCCAGCAAAATATGAGTGATAAGATACTAGTTGAAGAAAAGGGAAACACGATCCGCGTTCGTTTTATGGATCAGATTCTCGATGGAAACGCACCAGAGTTAAGAGAAATTTTAGCAGAGATTCTGGAAAAGAACGTTCAGGAAATCTTTTTGGATTTAGAAAAAGTGGTGATTGTGAGTTCTCTTGGGATCTCTCGTTTACTTTCCTTCAAAAACAAAGCCGATGAAAAGAAAATGACAGTAAAAATTGTCAATATCCAAGAAAAACTAAAAGAAACTTTGAAGAAATTGATGTTAGATCAGTTTTTTGGCCTGTAACCAATTTTAGTTTTGGTTTCAGAATCCCAATCTAAAAATCCACCTCTAGTCTCTGGAGGTGCGGTTGTACTGTTTACCAATTCGTTTTCACTAAATCCAAATCATAACAATTTGAATTGATTTTTGAATGAATCTAATTCCTATATCCCGTTATGCCAAAACGCATTGAAAAGATACTGAATCGGTTACAACTAGTTCATCTTACAAAAGGATTAAGTGATGAAAATGCTCGTGCTTTGCGAGTGAATGCCACTTTCCAGGCGATTATGTTTTTGATCCCCACCTTGTTGTTACCAGTAATTTATTTTACTGAACCTCCCGAAACTCATTTAGCTTCTTTTATTTCTTATCTGATTTTTGTTTTGCCTCTTGGATATTCACGTTATCTTTTATATAAAGGAAGTTATGCGATGAGTGCAGTGTTTGCACTTTCCGCAAGTAATTTCCATATAACTTCACTTTCCATTTTACAAGCTGACGATCCAGCTCCCCTCGGATTTTTGCTTTTTGCAGTTATCCCTTTTTTGATGATCCCTAGAAAAAATATCCAACTAAGATGGTTCTTTGTGAGTTTATCTGGATTTTTGTTTTTGGGTTCACAATATTACTATAGAGTTATGGGTAAGGAAGGTCTATTTGGTCCGCCAAAATGGGTTGTACCAGCAGATTATCTAATGCCCCCACTGGTATTACTTGTTTTCTTTTTCATCCTACTTATCAATCAGTTTGTAAAAGCAGTAAATAAAGCCGAAGACAAACTCATAGCGGAACACCAAAAGTCAGAAAGCCTTTTATTAAATGTATTACCACTAGAAGTTGCAAGAGAATTAAAACAAAATGGAGTCAGTAAGCCGAGACATTATTCATCAGCAACGGTTTGTTTTACCGACTTTGAAGGATTTACAAAAATTGCAGAGACCCTTTCACCTTCCGAACTAGTAGAAGAACTAGATCGTTGTTTTTCTTATTTTGATAGTTTGATGGAACGCCACAAACTAGAAAAACTCAAAACCATTGGAGATAGTTATATGTTTGTTGGTGGAATTCCAAAATCCAATGCCACTCATGCAATTGACAGTGTTTTGGCAGCACTCGAAATCCAAGCTTTTATGAACCAAATGAAAGAAATCAAAGCCGTTCAAGGATTACCATATTGGGAACTTCGACTCGGAATTCATTCTGGGGAACTGATCGCGGGTGTGATCGGAGATAAAAAATTTGCCTATGATGTTTGGAGCGATACAGTGAATACAGCCAGCCGGTGTGAATCTTCGGGAATGACGGGAAAAATCAATATTTCCTCATCTACTTACGAACTCATAAAGGATTTTTTCCAATGCGAATATAGGGGAGAAGTCCCCGCAAAACACAAAGGAAATATTAAAATGTATTTTGTGGAAGGACTCCTTCCCGAATTACAAAGGGAAGGACATCCTAAAATTCCTAACCAAGAGTTTACGAAACGTTATTCTGCACTTAGTGCAATTTCATAACGAAAACCTTATTGCAGATTTAAAAACCTTGGTTTTTTAAGTCTGCTTCCATCATGATTTGAACCAATTCTTTGAATTTTACTTTTGGTTCCCAACCTAACTGACGTTTTGCTTTTTCAGGATTTCCAATGAGAAGTTCTACTTCAGTTGGTCTGTAGTATTTTGGATCGATTTTAACAAGAATTTGTCCGGTTTTTTTGTCTTTACCAACTTCTTTCTCAGCTTTGCCTTCCCAAACTACTTCGAATCCCGCAATTTTATAAGCCTCTTCGATAAACTCACGAACTGTATGTGTTTCATTTGTGGCAACAACGTAGTCATCAGGAGTGTCTTTTTGTAACATCATCCACATCATTTCTACGTAGTCAGGAGCATATCCCCAGTCACGTTTGGAATCAATATTGCCCATAGTGATGTGTGGGAGTTTTCCTGCTTTTACTTCGGAGACTCCGATGGTCACTTTTCTGGTCACAAAAGCCTCACCGCGACGGGGAGATTCATGATTGAATAAAATTCCATTAGATGCGTGCAAATTGTACGCTTCACGATAGTTAACAACTGCCCAATACGCATAAAGTTTAGCCACAGCATACGGAGAACGAGGATAAAATGGAGTTTTTTCCGTTTGTGGAACTTCTTGGACAAGTCCGTAAAGTTCTGAAGTTGATGCTTGGTAAAAACGAGTATTAATTCCTGTTTGTTTAATCGCATCTAAAATCCGTAAGGTTCCAACGGCATCCACTTCCGCAGTGTATTCTGGTACTTCGAAGGAAACCTGAACATGGGACTGTGCCGCCAAGTTATAGATTTCCGATGGTTGGATTTTTTCTAAAATACGGTTTAGGTTGGAGGAATCCGTCATATCTCCGTAGTGGAGGTGGAGGTTTGGGTTTCCGTGCAGATGTTCAATGCGATTGCGATTGAAAAGGCTCGTTCTACGAACGATCCCGTGGACTTCGTATCCTTTTTGGAGGAGGAGTTCTGCCAGGTAGGAACCGTCTTGGCCTGTGATTCCGGTAATAAGTGCTTTTTTCATAGATCAGGGATCAGTATTTTAAATTTCTTTCGTAAGAAAAGGAAAAATGAACCTAGAAAGGTAAATATTCTCAAAAAGTAACACCAATTTCCTCCCCAGTTCCCCTTCTCACATCAATTCCAAGAATTATCACCTCCCAAGCCCGGCTCTAAAACAAACCTTCAAAAACTTTGGCCTTCTTCGTGGTCAAAAGAAACGGACGGCCAAAAGAATTGGTGAGTGAACCATCGGGATTGACTCCCGTAGCTTGGTAAATGGTGGCGATAAGATCTCTCACATGTAGAGCTTCTTTGGGATTTACTGGTTTGGATCCTGTTTCATCTGTTTCTCCTAATACAAAACCTTTGGTAAAGGGACCCCCTCCGAGTAAAGTCGACCAAACTTTAGGGTGGTGATCACGACCATCCCTCGATCCGACATCAGGGGTTCTGCCAAATTCGCTGGTAAGAACAAATAACGTTTGTTTAATGAGACCGGTATTGTTTAAGTCTTCTAATAAAGAAGCAATTCCCATATCTGTTTCTTTCATAATTTTTGTCACTTGTGCTTTGTTGCCTGTATGTGTGTCCCAACCTCCAATAGAGATATGAATGAAAGGAACTTCCTGTACCGCGAGTCGTTTCGCCAGTAACATAGCCTTCCCTTGCCATGTGGTTCCGTATCTTGCTCTTGTTTTTTCATCTTCCAAACTAATGCGAAAACTATCGATGTTTTTGGAATTTCGAAACTCTTCTGCTGCCACGAGCATATTTTTCCAATGTTTGGATTCCTTTGTGGGATAGGTTTTAGAAAATTCCTCATTCATAAAAGAAACCAAATCTTTTCTTCGAAGAATTCGATCTTCTGCAAATTTTCCATAGGAGGGATTCAAATGTTGGATGGGTTCATCCACATTCCCAACATGATAACCAGAATAATCGATTCCTAAAAATCCTGAATTTCCATTTTTCCCACCACGGCCACCAATCGTAACATAACTTGGAAAGTAGGAAGATTTAACTTTTGATTTTTTTGCATAAGCAATCACTGCACCGAAATGAGGGATGTCGGGAAAGCCCATAGCTTCTGTCATTCGATACCCTGTACCCAGTAACATTTGTGCAAACCCATGATCTCCTTCTTCACTCCATGTAGAGCGAATGATGCCAATCGAATGCAGTTGTTTGGCGGTAAGAGAAAACGGTTCTAAGACAGATAATCCTGAAATACTAGAACTTACTTTTCCAAACGCACTATTCGGTTTTGGATCTAATGTATCTACATGGCTCATCCCTCCCATCATTTCAATAAAGATAACTGACTTTACTTTGGAAGGAAGGGCAATGGACTCCTCCTCTTCTTCTTCCGCACCTAAACTACCAAACGGACCTGTAGAAAATAAAAAAGGACTGAGTCCTAAACTGAGAATTGATTTTTTTAGAAATTCTTTGCGATCCATTTTGATTCCTTAATTGATATGTTGGAACTCTTGGCTATTGATAAGAGCCCAGAGAATGTCTTGGAGCAGGTCTTTGTCAAAAACACTATCCGGTTTTGACATGAGTGATTTTATCTTTTCCTTTTCTCCAACACTTGGCTCTCGACCTAAAAGTCGAAAATAAAGATTGGAGATAACCAAATTCATTGATTTTATTTGATCAAACTCTTGTTTCACCAAAGACTCTTTATTCCCAAAATCCCAAATTAGTTTTCCAACCACACGACCATTCATTAAAGTTAACATTTGTTCAATGGTAAGTTCCGAGATATCATCCGAAATATCCACCCGTGGACCAGATCCAAAAACTGATAAAATGGTATGGTAAGGAGCAGGTCTTTCCACCTCGGAAGCATTCGAGAATTCTTTTAAGTTGTCCTGAGGGATACGAACCGAACCTGTACCAGTCAAATCATAGGGTTTTTGATCCATAAGACCCGAGAGCCAAGATAAATTCCTTTCCCGAATGTTACTGATCTTTTGGGAATCAGAGACTCGTATGAGAGAGTTCAGGAGTTGGTCACTGTCCAATCGTTTCGGCGAAAAATACCGAATGGGGTCTTGTTCGTTTGGACTTTTTGTCAGGGAACGATTGTAAGCATTGGAAGTGACAATGTATAAAATGAGTTCTTTCAGTTTTAAGTGGTTCGCCAAAAAGTAAGAATCCAAATGGTTTAAGATCTCTTCTCCAGTCACCACAGTATCTTCATTCCAATCATCGAGGGGAGTGAAAAAACTCCAACCCATAAGTTCCGTCCACACTCGGTTGATGATTACTTTTCGAAACCGATCATTGGATTTATTTGTTAACCAATCAGCAAAAACTTTCCTACGATCCTCACCGGGTTTTAATTTGGCCTCTTTTCCATCTAAAAACTTTGGCCTTACCAAATCACCACCGGGGGCATCATCTGTGTGCGGAAAACGAAGACCTAGTTTTGGTTGGTAGAAAAGTGTGGCATACTCTACTTCATGTTTCTTTTGGTAGTCTTTTCGTTGTTCGTCGGTCCATTTGTTCCAATTGTCTCTGTTCCATTCATTGTTTTTATCTTGGAGATTTTTTTGGTCTTCCATTGGAAGATGCACTTCTAATTCTCTGGGAACATAACTTAATGTTTTTCCATATCGATCCACTTCCCAAGATCCATCGCGATAGAACTGTTGGCTAAAAAAAGCCGCAAGAGCATAATAATCCCTTCTAGTAAAATCTGAGATGTATGGATGGTCATGACATCTAGCACAAGCCACCCGTTTTGCATAAAACAACCTTCCCACATACTCTGCCGTTTGTAATGGATCTGCTCCATCACGAATATAAAACATAGTAGCCGGTGATTCTTTTACATTGCCTGTAGATGTTAACATTTCTTGTATCAATTGGTCATAGGGTTTGTTTTTGTGAATGGATCCTGCAATGTATTCAAAAAAAGTACCTGTAGGGATTTTACGTCCTTTGGATTTGTCTCGTAACATGGAAGTAAACTTAGTTCCCCAGTATTCGGCAAACTCGGGTTGTTTTAAAAAACGAACCGCAAAGGATTCTAAATTTTGGTCTTTGGAATCGGAGGGAAGTGAGTCCAACTCTTTCCATTCGGTGACACTGGGAATCACACCTCGCAAATGAAGGGAGAGTCTTCGAAAGGTGATTTTCCTTTCCGCCTTAACTATATTAGGTGATAATTTCAAATACAAACTATCAAGTGGATGAACTGTATTCTGTTTTGATCGAGACTGAACATATCCGAGAGAGAGAATCAGAATGACAAAAGAAACAAGGAAATAGCGAAACTTAAGAACTAGATTTAGTACCAATCTCATGTTGGAAAGATTCTATGTGGGATTTTACGAATTGAAAATATTTTTCTTGCAAAAGTCAATTTTTTGCAGATAAACCTTGGTTGCGATGGCAGAAGAAAGAATCTATGAAATGCTTTGGGACTGCGAATTTTGCGGGTCCAAAAAATTACTCGGTAAAACACATAGGCATTGTCCCAATTGTGGTGCCACACAGGATCCAAGTCGTCGATACTTTCCAAACGATGCAGACAAAGTTGCTGTCCAAGACCATATCTATTATGGAGTTGATAAGGTTTGTCCTTTTTGCCAAACCCCCAATGGAGCCAAAGCCACGTTCTGCGGAAACTGTGGGGGTTCCTTAGATGGTGCACAAAATGTAAAACTTCGTTCTAACCAAGACGGTCTCACGGAAGACTCTGTTCAGAAAGCAAAAGAAGATTTAGCTTTTCCGAATTCTGACTTTGTCAAACCTCATCCCAAAACTCCGAAATGGGTTTTGTGGTTACTTGGAACCATTGTTTTCGGTGGGATTGGATTTGTTTGCCTTGGCGTTTTATGGACTGAAAAAGTAGAACTACAAATCACTCATCATGAATGGTCTCGCACCATTGCCATCGACCAATTCAAACCAGTTTCCGAATCCGAATGGTGTGACTCAATGCCTATGGGTGCGTACAGTGTGTCCAGAAGTCGCCAAATCAGAAATTATAACAGCATTCCTGATGGAGAAGATTGTCATACAGTTCGTTCAGATCGTGGAGACGGAACCTTTTCAGAAAGTGAAAGTTGTACCACCAAATATAGACAAGAGCCCGTTTATGATGACCACTGCAGTTACCGCATCGATAAATGGGCCTTTGATCGCAACGCAATTGCCAAAGGATTTGGAACCACACAAGAACCCTATTGGCCCACTCCCCAAATTCGAGAATGTGCTACCACAAACATTGGTTGTGAACGATTAGGACCCAAGGAAGAAAAATATATAGTTCATTTCACAGAGTCCAGCGGAGAAACCAAAGGAGAAAAACATGATTGCGATTTTGATTATGCAAAATGGAAATCTCTCCCAACCAAAGGACTTTACCAAACAGAAAAAAGTGTCATCTTTAACTACATCACTTGTGACACCATACAAACGTTAGAAGATTCTATAACAGAGGAATAAAATGGACCAAACTTGGTTAAAAACAACATTAGAACGTTTTAAGAACGAACAAGATCCCATTCGAAAGTTTTTAAAAGAAACTAAACTATTTGAAGAAGCTCTTGCCAACCAAGAGTATGAAAAAACCGATCTTCTCATCCGAAAAGAACTGGGAGGAATTCTAAACTCTTTTAAGGAAAGTTTTCGTAAATTGGAAGAAGGTTTTGTGGCTAAGGCCCAAATCCAAAACATCGGAAAAACAAATCCGGCGACAACACTTCTAGACCGAATCATTATGAAGGTGAGTTCTGCTGGGTATGGGCTCAATGGACTTGGCACTGGGGTCAAAGCCACTGCAGAAGAAATGGAAAAATTACTAAACCATGACTTTTCGATGTTGGAAAAAGTGGGGAACATACAAAAAGAAATTTTGGATATCCTACCTAGTTCTTTTGCAACAAACCCAGAAGCGGCAATTGAATCTATCAACAAATTACTGTTAGATTTCGAAACACAATTTGAATCAAGAAACTCTATCTTTTTAAAATAATAAAATAAGGAAATAAACCATGGCACTAATCGATAGAATAAAATTTGAAGGAAGTCCCAATGAAATCGTTTGGAAATATCCATCCGATGAAATCAGTACCGCAGGACAACTGATAGTGGATGAAAACCAAGAAGCCA
This genomic stretch from Leptospira meyeri harbors:
- a CDS encoding LIMLP_15305 family protein codes for the protein MDQTWLKTTLERFKNEQDPIRKFLKETKLFEEALANQEYEKTDLLIRKELGGILNSFKESFRKLEEGFVAKAQIQNIGKTNPATTLLDRIIMKVSSAGYGLNGLGTGVKATAEEMEKLLNHDFSMLEKVGNIQKEILDILPSSFATNPEAAIESINKLLLDFETQFESRNSIFLK
- a CDS encoding DUF1553 domain-containing protein, which translates into the protein MRLVLNLVLKFRYFLVSFVILILSLGYVQSRSKQNTVHPLDSLYLKLSPNIVKAERKITFRRLSLHLRGVIPSVTEWKELDSLPSDSKDQNLESFAVRFLKQPEFAEYWGTKFTSMLRDKSKGRKIPTGTFFEYIAGSIHKNKPYDQLIQEMLTSTGNVKESPATMFYIRDGADPLQTAEYVGRLFYAKRVACARCHDHPYISDFTRRDYYALAAFFSQQFYRDGSWEVDRYGKTLSYVPRELEVHLPMEDQKNLQDKNNEWNRDNWNKWTDEQRKDYQKKHEVEYATLFYQPKLGLRFPHTDDAPGGDLVRPKFLDGKEAKLKPGEDRRKVFADWLTNKSNDRFRKVIINRVWTELMGWSFFTPLDDWNEDTVVTGEEILNHLDSYFLANHLKLKELILYIVTSNAYNRSLTKSPNEQDPIRYFSPKRLDSDQLLNSLIRVSDSQKISNIRERNLSWLSGLMDQKPYDLTGTGSVRIPQDNLKEFSNASEVERPAPYHTILSVFGSGPRVDISDDISELTIEQMLTLMNGRVVGKLIWDFGNKESLVKQEFDQIKSMNLVISNLYFRLLGREPSVGEKEKIKSLMSKPDSVFDKDLLQDILWALINSQEFQHIN
- a CDS encoding zinc ribbon domain-containing protein; this translates as MVAMAEERIYEMLWDCEFCGSKKLLGKTHRHCPNCGATQDPSRRYFPNDADKVAVQDHIYYGVDKVCPFCQTPNGAKATFCGNCGGSLDGAQNVKLRSNQDGLTEDSVQKAKEDLAFPNSDFVKPHPKTPKWVLWLLGTIVFGGIGFVCLGVLWTEKVELQITHHEWSRTIAIDQFKPVSESEWCDSMPMGAYSVSRSRQIRNYNSIPDGEDCHTVRSDRGDGTFSESESCTTKYRQEPVYDDHCSYRIDKWAFDRNAIAKGFGTTQEPYWPTPQIRECATTNIGCERLGPKEEKYIVHFTESSGETKGEKHDCDFDYAKWKSLPTKGLYQTEKSVIFNYITCDTIQTLEDSITEE